CGTCCCGCTGTATCCCGGCGCGGATCGCACGTTGAGGCCGTTCAGCCCCACGCCGACCACTATGACACGCGTCCCGACGCCAAAATCACCGGGCGGCAGCGAGGCACTGGGGACAGGCGACGGCAGGGCCGCCGTTGCACTGGACTGCGCCTGGGGAATGCCGGGCTGCGCCACGGTCGGCTGCGGGGCGTTAAACGATCCGGCTCCCGCCGCAAAATCCTGGCTGAGCGTCGGCATCGCGGTCACCACCTGGACACGTGGCGTCTGGTTCCCCGGCGCTGCCGCCTCCCCCATCGAGCTGATCAGCGCCATGGTGCCGAACGCGGCTACGGCCACCACGCCGACGAGGATCACCAGCGACCACCACGGCAGATAGAGGCCGCTGTCACGCGGGGCGGTGCGCTGCTGGCGAGCACGAGCGCGCCGCGCGGCATACGGATCGGGATCATACGGCGGGGCCGGAGGTGGAACACTGGCAACCGGGGGCGGTGAATAGCCGGGTGGAACCTCGGCACGGCGAGTTGCACCGGATCGCGCGGAACGGTTGGTAGGAGGCGCAACAGGGTGCGGCACGCTTTGCGCCGGACGGGGTTGTGCCGGGGCGTAACGCGTCTCTTCCGAAACACCTGTTTCGTCCACGGAGCGGGCAGCCTGCTCTGGATTTTCTGGCGCTGCCGGGGGTGAGTTCTGGTCTTCAGGCGGCGTCCCCTGCATCCTGGCTTCCTCCCTTACCGATCCGTTTTTTCGCTGGCTGCCAACGCCTATATATCGTGCTAAGTATACCACACGGAGCCCGCTTCCCGCCCCTTCCAATAGAACGCACGGTCGCCTTACATCGGTCTCGATTTTAGGCCTGCCGTTTCCTTGACAACCGCACGCCGTCTGCTGTACTCTCATGCGCATGGCTGCCTACGAATACACCGGAAACATGCACGTGCATACCGTCTATTCGGACGGTGAAGGTACGCATGCACAAATCGCGGATGCGGCGCTGCTGGCCGGGCTGGACTTCGTAGTATTCACCGATCATAACGTCTGGCTCGACAACCTCGAAGGCTACTACGGCGACGAGGAGCAGGGCTACGTGCTGCTGCTGTCCGGCGAGGAAGTGCACGACAACCAGCGCCTCCCCCACTGTAACCACCTGTTGGTCTACAACGCTGGAGAGGACGTGGCTCACGCCGCCGAGGATCTCTCCGATCTGGTCGAGGCGGTGGATATGAA
This window of the Aggregatilinea lenta genome carries:
- a CDS encoding SH3 domain-containing protein, which translates into the protein MQGTPPEDQNSPPAAPENPEQAARSVDETGVSEETRYAPAQPRPAQSVPHPVAPPTNRSARSGATRRAEVPPGYSPPPVASVPPPAPPYDPDPYAARRARARQQRTAPRDSGLYLPWWSLVILVGVVAVAAFGTMALISSMGEAAAPGNQTPRVQVVTAMPTLSQDFAAGAGSFNAPQPTVAQPGIPQAQSSATAALPSPVPSASLPPGDFGVGTRVIVVGVGLNGLNVRSAPGYSGTQRFLAYDDDIFVLVDGPQTSDDIEWWQIEDPDDPQRQGWAARNYLEAVDD